AAAAGAGAATATCTAAATTTTTAGAATGCTATTGTCATAGGGTCTGAGCTCACGTTTATATAGGGACACTAAATACAAGAATTGTCTCTATTAAGCTGGAGGCACACAAAGACCAGATGTCAGTCAGAGTTCTGATCCAAATCTGTCTCACCATGGGATTAATGGTTCCGTAAACCCATTTCACAGTAATTTCGGCAGTCTTGTGGGCATAAATAGCATGGATATACATAGAAGCTATGTTCCCTCACCAGTATAGTGGGAATGTTCGAATGGAAGaccctgaaaaaatatatataaagagagaaaggaggatttATGATAGGCATTGTCTCACAGaattatggaggctgaaaagTCTCACAATTTGCTATCTACAAGCTGGGGAACTGGGAAAGCCAGTGGAATGTGAGTCCAAAGGCCTTGAGAACCAGAAGCACCAATGTCTGAAGGCAGACGATGGGCATCCTGGGTCAGGCAGAGAGCAAATtcaccctttctctccctttttgttctatttatgcCCTCAgcagattggatgatgcccactcACCTTGGTGAGGGTGACTGACCTTCCCTATTTAGTTTATGAactcaaatgctaatctcatctaggaacatcctcacagacacatctAGAAATAATGTTGTATCAACTATCTGGGCATCCATTAGCCCagtcaagttaacacataaaattaaccatcacagcatAGAATGACAGGGATTATTGCCACCATTAAAGACTTATAGGATGTAGGAATAGTGATACCCATCACATACACACTTGATTCATTATTGTTCTTCCTGCAAAATTCAGTTTTTGGCAAACCCCCATGTGCGAGTTGTAGCACAGATGGCTAGGTTTCTGGAGCAAGGCCATAttgtggcagaatatattcacaGCGCAAAAAGAAGCTCCTGGCATACTAATGGACCCAAGCAGAGACTGAACATCTGTCACTATGCAACATCAAATGACGATGTGTGCTGACCTTCATGACTGGGTACTCTCAGACCCACCAAGTCATAAATTTTGGCAGACTTAGCGGCAGGAGTCTGATGTTAAGTGGTAATATAGATTCAGAGTCAGTTAGAGCAGGTGCAAAGGGCATGAATGAGTTGCACGTGTTCCCTGCCTAAAGACTTAGGGGGCCTAAAGCCTACCTGTAGCACTGAAGTCTTTCTATCAGTTCACTGCTATAGCCCTACGGGGGTGTTCAGATGACTAAATGGCAGAGCGAGAATACATTCAGGCCTGGTTCATGGATGGGTCTTCTCAATACGTTGGAATTAGCCTGAAAATGGACTGCTGTTGCATTCGGAATTGCTCTGAGAAAGAATAGTCAGGGAAAATGTTCCCAGGAGACAGAGCTTTCTAGAAGGATACCCAATCATGAAATTTACGTGGAGAGAGATGTGGTCTGAGGTAAGAACATACAAGGACATTTGGACAGTTATTAATAGTTTGGTTAGTTGTTCAGGGGTCAGAAAGAGTATGATTAAACAAAGAGATCTGGGGAGGAATTGTACAGATGGACATATTGGAGTGGATACGAATTAAGTAGATATTTGAGCTTGATGTCAGTTTTCACCATAGCGCATCCACAACAGAGAACATACGAAACAATCAGGTGGACAGTGACTCAGCCAGGAAATGTCTAACAGCTTCTGTCATCTGTAATAACAGCATATGTGCAATGGGCCCAAGAATAGAATAGCCATAGTGGTagaactatttcttcttttacaaagCTGATCTAGCTGATATTGGAATTGAATATCCAATCCGAAAGCATCAAAGGGTTTTTCTGAGCCCTTAATGTGGTACCATACTTAGAGGATTCCAACCAGCTCTTTCTGGCAAGTTGATTTTATCAGGCGCCTTCCATATAGATGGAAGTTGCTATTTAATAAGAATGATAGATATTCTGGGTATGGGTTTGTCTCAGCTGCCCACAGTGACATGATCATCACCAGTATCTGAGACATGTGGTGGCTTATTTATCATCACAGAATTCTGCACAACATTGCTTTGGACTGAGACAGTCTCtgagaagaaagtgaaataatacaCCCATTGCTATGAGATCTATTCATCTTAGCACATACCACATCAGCCCGCTGAAATGGCTTCTTAAAATGCTGCGAATGAATGTGCTAAGGATTATAGTTTGTGAGATTTGGTATTGTCTTTACaatggagaaatatatttttaaccgATGCTACCCTGTCCCCGATATCTAGAATATATTGGTCTGAAAAAAACACCTGTTAGGTAAAATTGCTCTCTTTCACCATGACTCCCTGGGACCCACTAGTTAATGAATTAATATAGAGTTTTTGCCTACCTGGTAATCATGGGCTCCACCTACCAGTAGACAGAGAAATTAATTACAGTGTTGATTATTATGAAGAGATATAGTTCTGCTCTATAGTGGGAGTTTGAATGTCCATGGCAGAAACTCACAGGATCTACTGGGGTTGCTTCTATTCCCAAAGGACTGCTGTACACGGGCACAAGACCTGAGGGGTCAGGCTTCTCAGGATAAAGTTTTAGCTACCAAGACCAGCAGAGGTGCCAGAAAACTCTGAAGGCAATGGAGAATAGGTAATAAAGAACAGAGACAATGAATGTCGATTACTGCTTAGAAAGCAGTTTGGAGCTGAAAGGAGACTTTGGCTGGTCCGACCAATCTTTTTGCTGTTCTttaatagtgttttgtttttcagaattcatGACCGGCTATTGTCTTTAAGGAGTGGTGACAGAAAAACTTGAACATAACATGAGATACGCCTGCACCTGAGTGATGTAAAGAATAAACTCTAGATGATGCTTGAGGGTGCTTCATCAGTGTCTCATTCATCATTTCACTCATGCTGATGGCTTCCTAGTGCAAGCCATTGCAGTTCTCAGAATGAAGTCTTTGTCCTTTCAAGTGCCAATGAAGTCATGTCTTTGGAGCAGACTTTAGCTGGTAGAAAAATAGCAGCTatacagccacacacacacacacacacacacacacgcacgcgcgcgcacacattCTTACGCTCAGAAATgatgaagataaataaatgtatgtaaacaAATATATGGCATACTTGCAAATGAgcttttatttaatgaaaaataaaaccagaattttcccaaataaatattaagattgGATTTGTGCACACGTATAGAAACGAACGGATATTTTTTCCGACAAAATCATTGGACAGTCTAGATAATGAATTGATTGGTGACTCTTTTATCACAGGTGGCCTAGGATTTAGATATTAGTgttagaagagaaaataacacTAATATAATAATCAACCCTTATATAACAACAAGAACTATCCAAGGTATCAGAAGTCTAGAATACTTCAATAGAAGCCAGAACACCAGTATCTTCCAAAGCAGCATGGACGGTGGCAGGCATAACCATAGCCACCATAGCCACAGCCGTAGCCACAACCCAGGCCACCATAGCCATAGCCCAGGCCGCCATAATAGTTGCCGTAATAGCACATGGTGTCAGGAACAGAGGGTTCAGTTGAGGAGCAGAATCAGTTCCTCGAGTTTGAACTTCATAATCTGCACAGGGCCTTTTATACAACCTGAATGGTATGTGGGTAAACCACAGGCAGAATTGACTCATTTCCAaacaaatgacattaaaaaaaatctgaagaattcCTTATAACCAATATATTGGGGACTCTATTGCTGTAGTGTCATGtgcctttaaaacaaaacttgtttCCTAATTACACAGTGTTTGCTTACTTGAGAACCCAGCTTCTAAGAGATCTTATGAGCAAGGCTATAATGTTGTTTATttgatttgaaaaaatatttgaaagtttttttttcttttttaatgtttatttttgagagagagagagagagagagagagagagagggcacaagcaggggaggggcagagagagagggagacacagaatctgaagcaggctccaggctctgagctgtccagacagagcccgatgtggggctcaaactcacaacccttgagatcatgacctgagcccaagttggatgcttaaccgactgagccacccaggcaccttcgatttgacattttttaagtttttatttaaattccagttagttaacagacCTCGTAATATTAGATCCAGGTGTACAagatagtaattcaacacttctatacagcATCCCGTGCTCATCACAATTGTGCTCCTTAATCCCGATCACCTATtgcatccacctcccctctggtaaccatagatttgatttttaaaaggtaagacAGGTaggtcctttttttaaagttatttagggaaaattgacaaatataattgtatacatttaaagtgtacaacgtgATGCTTCGATACACATATTCATTGTGGAATAATTACCACGATCGGGGTAACTAGCATGTTTACGTGTCTATCATCTTACATCGTtaactctttgtgtgtgtgtgtgtgtgtgtgtgtgtgtgtggtggtgaaACTGCTGTAGAAATGTAAAGATAGATGGAAATTAAGATGGACACCCTAGTGTTTCAGCAAGACTTGACTTTAAAGTAaacaaatttttctcttctttattcttgaaacctccccttctctctcacttGTTTTTCTGTAGAATCCTCTCTTCCAGGACCTCGGTACCCATATAGGCAACCGGCTGACCTCAGTGAACACTTAGGAACAACACTCAGATAGCCCGCACCAGCGCTGGTCATGAGACCACCTTGAAGGGATAAGGAAAGTGACTGGTAGGACTACCAGATTCCTATCAAAACCACTCAGGTCCTGTATTTTCCTATAAAACCCCTCAGCCTTTTACCCCTGGTGGATCTGCGATTTTGAAGGCATTAGCCTGCTGCAACATCATTTGCCTGGTAAGGTAACACAACTATCATTCCTCTTAATCCCCAAACCCTGTCTTCATGTTATATGTTGGCTCTGGAACACATAGGTCGGTTTTCATAAACAGTAAGAGTGCGTGAGATCTCTCAACAACGTTCAAGCATACAACTGTTGTGAAcgatagtcaccatgctgtacgtcAGCTCCTCAGAACTTACTCTTATAACTGAGAATTTATGCTCTTTGACCTACATCACCCCATTTTCTCCTTTGCCCCAGCCCCTAGCAAACAATGTTCTATTGTCTGTTTCTATGaaattgccttttgtttttgttttttgttttagcttcCACACACGAGTGATGccatacagtatttatttttctctgtctggcttatctcccttagtataatgccctcccAGTTGATCAATGTTCTCCCGAATGGCAGAagtgccttctttttttatggctgggtttGTGCCATTTATCTTTATGGGACTTAGACATGGAGAGGAAATATTTATTCTACTAGAAATCTCAGTTTAGAAAGCTATTctactttgttgcttttttttttcagttgtttttttattatgaacTTACTCCATGCCAGGGTTTCATTTCAAGCATATGggatgaggaaatgaaaatgatagatATGGTCCATATTCTCAAGGAACTTAAATTTCTCATTGTAAGGAAGACAGTCAGTGACAGACACACAATAGGCAATTAAACtctgaaagaaatatattaaattctgATAAGAATGACtacttgaaaaacacaaaaaccccaaTGAGTTGAATAAGCTTATTTATTACTTGGGGGAGTTAATTTTAAACTGAGTGGTCAGAGAAGACATATCTGAAGAGATAGCACTTTAATTAATACCTGCTCAAGGTAGGATTCAAGCATTCCTGCTGCAATTTCCAGACAGGGAGGCCGACAGTACAATGGCAAGGAGGGAGAAAACTTGGTCTGAGATACTGAAGAGCCACTGTGTTTGGCATatggaagatgagaaagaaaatggtagagGACAGTGTTGGAAAGAGTTTATTGTaggatattctattttttttattattattatttttaacgtttatttatttttgagacagagagagacagagcatgaacgggggagggtcagagagagagggagacacagaatctgaaataggctccaggctctgagctgtcagcacagagcccgacgtggggctcgaactcacgggctgtgagatcatgacctgagccgaagtcggccgcttaaccgactgagccacccaggcgcccctattgtagGATATTCTAAATGCAATGGGAAGTCTATGTAGGTATGCCCCAGGGGGAGgctatgatttaattttttcttgagcCATGAGATTGAGATATTGGAAGAGAATACATTCGGTGTCATAATGGGCTCTTTGTGGGGAATGTTAAATTTCTGATGGctatttaagataaaaattgaaTTATCAAGTGGACAGTTGAGTGGACATCTATAAAAGGGTGAAGATAAAGGACACAGAAAGGCCAAAAACAATGGTCTGAGATTTGGGTCAAAGTAGGGATCATTTAATacaaaaatttctgaaaaagtgAAGTTGGAGGCAAAATAAGTGAGTAGAGTGTATCAGAATCCGAGAGAGAGAATATGTCAAGAACAAAGAGTTCAACCGACCTGAATTTTCAGAGCTTTGGTAAGATTAATACAGAGAAACAAACTGTATTTAGATTTGGTAAGACATGACAGGCACGCTTTCAGTGGAGTGGTGGATCAATAGTCTAAATGTTTGAGAGAAAAGGATACAGGACAGTAGATGCAGTATCTTAGAAATACATTCCTGAAATTTCTATGAAGAAGAATAGTGAATTAAGAAATTACCTTGGAAAACTCAAGGAGTTTTGTTGGGGAAAGATTTGtctgttgtttgctttgtttttcatgagAGTCAATTAGCAGTAATTATATTTCAAAGCATTGGCcaacaacactttaaaaaaaacctggaatGTCATGGTGCATACATAGGCagagcacaaaggatttttagggcagcgaGACTATTCTATGTGACACTACAATGGTGGCTacctgtcattatacatttgtcaaaacccatagaatgtataaaATCAAGAGTGAATCCCAATTTAAACTATAGACTTTGACTGTTAATAATATGTCAGTGCAGGTCCATTGGTtgtaaaaaatattccattctgcTTCCAGATGTTGATAGTTATGGGACAGATGGAAACTTCCACAATCATTTTAACCAGTTACAAAACTACTCGCtacataattattttgttaacTAATATAATTTAGTCATACACACTTCTGGCAATGAATTTATTCAATATATAGGATTTAAGTCTAAAAAAATGACAATCACATTATTCCAACCAGcgttcattaaaaaataaatttccattgaaAGATAACTGATTGATGGAA
The Panthera tigris isolate Pti1 chromosome C2, P.tigris_Pti1_mat1.1, whole genome shotgun sequence genome window above contains:
- the LOC122242021 gene encoding keratin-associated protein 20-2-like, with amino-acid sequence MCYYGNYYGGLGYGYGGLGCGYGCGYGGYGYACHRPCCFGRYWCSGFY